Proteins encoded together in one Triticum dicoccoides isolate Atlit2015 ecotype Zavitan chromosome 7B, WEW_v2.0, whole genome shotgun sequence window:
- the LOC119340694 gene encoding exocyst complex component EXO70A1-like — MGAAAGKAVEGSASAGTARAEDRLAVAERVVFDLDCRRSSYDGTNVGIWDAQATCTNRSLLAAIDEIVFLKETHAFPTASTAGRRMDGALRAAMSHLMEEVVKLRVWDGSQLEGRSGLRFAVEKLSVSMASRGSSSIAFLIGDSTSTARTGDSISTVRSSTGDFSYSTVDELYASGGSQRGEVTGFKSLDEFDLICPGSVSVLHEISKRVIRAGYTKELLRTFDNAPCDVLDRFLSILQMGCFLRTDKVISYENAEWWTAEDTIRRWILSTKLVEKALVAMQMQLQAQGKGAFDRFKNCYLMAIAKRSTSILLMFANGFTSTHSPDKLIYVLQMYEVLVDSAPGLMLVFTGQHKEFMSCQVEGVLARLARALRVMTGGLVTKIRPSVSSVALSSTGVHPLTRNTMAIIESLAPHHGALDVILASTSSGRRKGDAEGVSSFGDLVSELIASLEANIREISALHGAEGGGMWHLFHANNTDFVLKHADVLEGDDWTEWRQSRVEQHVTGYVEASWAPVVACLEAAGASLKILAKFNSALEKVYSGHLCCEVTDPALRAELRKAVSDRVVGAYDAYLFKHPKLRNSARYTAESLAELLSDLFEGEAGEGTSNR, encoded by the exons ATGGGTGCCGCGGCAGGGAAGGCCGTCGAAGGATCGGCATCTGCTGGGACAGCGCGAGCGGAGGACCGCCTTGCCGTTGCTGAGCGCGTTGTATTCGACCTCGACTGCCGCCGCTCATCCTACGACGGCACTAACGTTGGCATATGGGACGCGCAGGCGACGTGCACCAACAGGAGCCTCCTCGCCGCGATCGACGAGATAGTCTTCCTCAAGGAGACGCACGCGTTCCCCACAGCATCCACTGCTGGCCGCCGCATGGACGGAGCCCTCCGCGCCGCCATGTCGCACCTCATGGAGGAGGTCGTCAAGCTCAGGGTCTGGGACGGTTCTCAGCTGGAAGGCAGAAGCGGCCTTCGCTTCGCGGTCGAGAAGCTCTCTGTTTCCATGGCATCCCGCGGCTCCTCATCGATCGCCTTCCTTATCGGTGACAGCACCAGCACGGCGAGGACCGGTGACAGCATCAGCACGGTGAGGAGCAGCACAGGAGACTTTAGCTACAGCACCGTCGATGAGCTGTACGCATCCGGCGGGAGTCAACGGGGTGAAGTGACCGGCTTTAAGTCCCTGGATGAGTTCGATCTGATCTGCCCGGGAAGCGTGTCCGTCCTCCATGAGATCTCAAAGCGGGTCATCCGTGCCGGCTACACGAAAGAGCTGCTCCGGACATTCGACAACGCTCCCTGCGACGTTTTAGACAG GTTCTTGTCGATTCTTCAGATGGGATGTTTTCTGAGGACTGACAAGGTGATCAGCTACGAGAACGCCGAGTGGTGGACAGCAGAGGACACGATCAGGCGGTGGATCTTGTCGACTAAACTGGTGGAGAAGGCCCTCGTCGCTATGCAAATGCAGCTCCAGGCGCAGGGGAAGGGCGCCTTCGACAGGTTCAAGAACTGCTACCTGATGGCCATCGCCAAGCGGAGCACTTCCATCCTGCTCATGTTTGCAAACGGGTTCACCAGCACGCACTCGCCGGATAAGCTCATATACGTTCTGCAAATGTACGAGGTGCTTGTTGACTCTGCCCCGGGCCTCATGCTCGTGTTTACCGGGCAACACAAGGAGTTCATGTCCTGCCAGGTCGAGGGGGTTCTCGCCAGGCTGGCGCGCGCACTGAGGGTCATGACCGGCGGGCTCGTCACCAAGATCCGACCCAGCGTTAGCTCGGTGGCGCTGAGCTCGACCGGCGTCCATCCGCTGACGCGGAACACCATGGCCATCATCGAGTCGCTGGCACCGCACCATGGCGCGCTGGATGTGATCCTCGCGAGCACGAGCAGTGGACGACGGAAGGGCGATGCAGAGGGGGTAAGCTCGTTCGGTGATCTCGTCTCCGAGCTCATCGCGTCTCTGGAAGCCAACATCAGGGAGATATCCGCTCTCCACGGCGCGGAGGGTGGAGGCATGTGGCACCTCTTCCACGCCAACAACACCGACTTCGTGCTGAAACACGCCGACGTGCTCGAGGGAGACGATTGGACTGAATGGCGCCAGAGCCGAGTGGAGCAGCACGTGACGGGCTACGTCGAGGCTTCCTGGGCGCCAGTCGTGGCTTGCCTCGAGGCCGCGGGCGCCAGCTTGAAGATCCTGGCCAAGTTCAACTCCGCGCTTGAGAAAGTGTACAGCGGGCACCTATGCTGCGAGGTCACTGATCCGGCGCTCCGTGCGGAGCTGCGGAAGGCCGTGTCTGATCGGGTCGTTGGTGCCTACGACGCGTATCTCTTCAAGCACCCCAAGCTTCGCAACTCTGCCAGGTACACGGCCGAGAGCCTGGCCGAGTTGCTCTCGGACCTGTTCGAAGGAGAAGCTGGAGAGGGCACAAGCAACCGCTGA